In one Cryptococcus deuterogattii R265 chromosome 9, complete sequence genomic region, the following are encoded:
- a CDS encoding 1,2-dihydroxy-3-keto-5-methylthiopentene dioxygenase, whose product MKAYIYDDKPGDQRLPHDTGIDIPEPTLAKLGVIYRRIPIDSEGVWESKIDEFAKERGYKNRDRITVTREGLGEAYEEKIKSFFDEHLHEDEEIRYILAGSGYFDIRGAEGVHEEQWIRIALEAGDLIVLPAGIYHRFTVDSANTITAMRLFQDEPKWTPYSRQADGTDKLGSRDKYLENVRVVVAA is encoded by the exons ATGAAGGCATACATTTATGACGACAAGCC TGGAGACCAACGTCTCCCTCACGACACCGGCATCGACATCCCGGAACCCACCCTTGCCAAACTCGGCGTCATCTATCGGCGCATACCCATCGATTCTGAAGGTGTTTGGGAATCCAAGATCGACGAGTTTGCAAAGGAGCGAGGCTACAAAAACCGGGATAGAATTACTGTCACTAGGGAAGGGTTGGGAGAGGCCTATGAGGAAAAAATCAAGTCATTCTTTGACGA GCATTTgcatgaagatgaagagattcGATATATCCTCGCGGGATCGGGTTACTTTGATATTCGAGGTGCAGAAGGAGTGCATGAAGAGCAATGGATCAGAATTGCACTCGAAGCTGGCGACTTGATCGTCCTTCCTGCCGG TATCTATCACCGCTTCACAGTCGACTCTGCAAACACCATAACAGCCATGCGGCTCTTCCAGGATGAACCTAAATGGACACCCTACTCCCGACAAGCGGATGGGACAGACAAGTTGGGAAGTAGGGATAAATACCTTGAGAACGTTAgggttgttgttgctgcttgA
- a CDS encoding STE/STE20/YSK protein kinase: MSSPKQEAKLANPAVAYTLLEKLGAGNFGTVWKASHNDTKEIVAIKMIDLESSDDDISEIQAEIAHLSSCWSDHVTKYYGSFVRGARLWIVMEYLAGGSCLDLLKPGVFTEAQIAIVCRELLLGLEYLHMEGKIHRDIKAANVLLSASGDVKLADFGVAAQLSSHKSQRHTFVGTPFWMAPEVIRQAGYDSRADIWSLGITAIEMAKGDPPLSEYHPMRVLFLIPKARAPTLDPEEGWSEEFQDFIEKCLQKDPRDRATAKQLLQHRFIRFAEKTTDLIPLIARYQSYKSSHPSSKPNTTPSKTLNRLAAGLGGLTIDGKGYGQGMMESEWNFDETIRGTVTGVPVNLNLEDMDKGFEDEDEEEDDWNVKVAEIETWDGMVKENGGDLLAEGKSAGSEMSLPGFERQPNRRNTPRPLGVSASNVDSGEKGERIRGDDEPKTPTFTSSSPSQRSLQSSRESASSGKSTWKERNDKVRGTVVKEGDVGDGFSTLKPMKKIDTAASQRLSTSFIGTGSVRRANANSKLNIDVFGSTPSSGSTVKSSTKSRPSTPLVNDNVPHKTPQRRVQVQAQGNGISAGPDPRSQAGRALVEQVILPVLSSASYNSKHDLPAPTLESLSLLSKGFSDLSASSPELAYRLVMDILDGIRENGVVKGLVGGMMMENEVGLKIGSRIGLDGVGAGIGMEYEQRVDVNEVGEAGFKAKGDLVKERSEIANLLYLRWLDGAKAKVA, translated from the exons ATGTCATCCCCCAAGCAAGAGGCCAAGTTGGCAAATCCTGCCGTTGCATACACTCTTCTCGAAAAACTCGGCGCCGGCAACTTTGGCACAGTCTGGAAAGC TTCTCATAATGATACAAAGGAGATAGTAGCTATCAAAATGATAG ACCTGGAATCTTCTGACGACGACATTTCAGAAATACAAGCGGAGATTGCACACCTCTCTTCATGCTGGTCTGACCATGTTACAAAGTACTATGGTTCATTTGTCCGAGGCGCGAGGCTATGGATTGTAATGGAGTATCTGGCCGGTGGGAGCTGTCTTGACTTG TTGAAACCGGGTGTGTTCACAGAAGCTCAGATAGCCATCGTCTGTCGGGAGCTTTTGTTAGGTTTAGAGTATCTTCATATGGAAGGCAAGATTCATAGAGATATTAAGGCCGCCAACGTCCTTCTTTCTGCCTCTGGCGATGTCAAACTAG CCGACTTTGGAGTGGCCGCCCAACTTTCGTCTCATAAATCCCAACGCCACACTTTCGTCGGTACCCCTTTTTGGATGGCACCCGAAGTCATTCGTCAAGCCGGATATGACTCTCGGGCCGATATCTGGTCGCTCGGTATCACCGCCATCGAAATGGCCAAAGGCGACCCACCTCTCAGCGAGTATCACCCTATGAGagtcctcttcctcattcctAAAGCTCGAGCACCGACGCTAGATCCcgaagaagggtggagtGAAGAATTCCAAGACTTTATCGAAAAATGTCTCCAGAAAGATCCGCGAGATCGAGCAACCGCAAaacagcttcttcaacatcgaTTCATCCGTTTCGCTGAAAAAACAACAGACCTCATCCCCCTCATCGCCCGCTACCAGAGCTACAAATCCTCCCACCCCTCCTCTAAACCCAACACCACACCATCTAAAACGCTCAACCGTCTCGCCGCGGGTTTGGGCGGACTGACGATAGATGGGAAAGGGTATGGCCaggggatgatggagagcgAATGGAATTTTGATGAGACAATAAGGGGTACAGTGACAGGTGTACCGGTAAATCTCAACTTGGAGGACATGGATAAAGGGTttgaggacgaagatgaagaagaggacgacTGGAACGTCAAAGTTGCAGAGATAGAGACATGGGATGGGATGGTAAAAGAGAATGGAGGGGACCTGTTGGCGGAAGGGAAGTCGGCCGGATCGGAAATGTCCTTACCGGGGTTTGAGAGGCAGCCAAATAGGAGAAATACGCCTCGTCCTCTTGGAGTATCAGCTTCAAACGTGGATTcaggagaaaagggagagaggatacggggtgatgatgagccaAAAACACCGACCTTTACATCTTCGTCCCCTTCTCAGCGAAGTTTACAGTCTTCTAGGGAGAGTGCTTCGTCGGGCAAGTCGAcgtggaaggagaggaatgaTAAGGTTAGAGGTACGGTGGTGAAAGAGGGTGATGTTGGTGATGG GTTTTCGACACTCAAAcctatgaagaagattgacaCAGCCGCTTCTCAGAGGCTCTCAACATCCTTTATCGGTACAGGCTCTGTGCGTCGCGCCAATGCCAACAGTAAGCTTAACATCGACGTTTTCGGATCCACGCCTAGCTCTGGTTCAACTGTGAAATCATCTACCAAATCCAGACCTTCTACGCCGCTAGTCAATGACAACGTTCCGCACAAAACACCTCAACGTAGAGTACAGGTCCAAGCACAAGGAAATGGCATTAGTGCCGGACCTGATCCTAGGAGTCAAGCAGGTCGAGCATTGGTTGAACAAGTCATTTTGCCCGTCTTGTCCTCTGCATCT TACAACTCCAAGCACGACCTCCCCGCACCAACACTTGAATCCCTgtccctcctctccaaagGCTTTTCCGACCTTTCAGCCTCTTCACCCGAGCTTGCGTATAGGCTCGTGATGGATATACTGGACGGAATAAGGGAGAATGGGGTAGTGAAGGGATTGGTtggagggatgatgatggagaacGAAGTGGGTCTTAAGATTGGGTCTAGGATTGGGTTGGATGGGGTTGGCGCGGGGATTGGGATGGAATATGAGCAGCGTGTAGATGTCAATGAGGTGGGAGAAGCAGGATTCAAGGCGAAAGGGGACCTCgtgaaagaaagaagtgaGATTGCAAATCTATTATACCTTCGCT GGCTTGACGGGGCTAAGGCTAAAGTGGCTTAA
- a CDS encoding histone deacetylase 1/2, with product MGSAQPPIDPSPPPSSSSSRRVAYYYDQDVGNYNYYLGHPMKPHRIRMAHNLIVNYGMCDEEGQEHGPAEVWGEGKRVVNDEMAQNWGGGLMGEAEMKWEKAALSGSRSKMMQVFKPRRATKEEMTRFHTDEYIDLLEAVTPETADALTGGGTRCLIGEDCPAFDGLFEFCTISAGGSLGAAERLNAGAADIVINWAGGLHHAKKTEASGFCYVNDIVLGILELLRIHPRVLYIDVDVHHGDGVEEAFYVTDRVMTCSFHRFGEFFPGTGDVRDVGMKKGKGYAVNVPLRDGITDETFQSIFKPVIDRIMSHFRPSAVVLQMGADSISGDKLGGFNLTLEGHAECARFIKSFNVPVMMVGGGGYTVKNVARAWTKETAIMCGVDLPEDLPYNQFLEYYGPRYKLEVLPTNAVDHNPPEYLERIKNQVFENLRNLPFAPSAQMRSVPSKTIGQVLGITDGGDEEPEDEIDQRIKKLLKRRRANALDGDVSSSSESETDTPAFSRPGRARRQGGNFSGRGRSSRLAQLQHNRERREAAQEASNEMEDDPCGVLGKKKRSFFKVVPKLNGVGVEPVDTSAVGLGIGVVNGGLNGVGLKERLGIPVVEQWKGNGVMSRAGTPASIA from the exons ATGGGGTCCGCCCAGCCACCGATAGACCCTTCcccacctccatcttcttcctcctcacgCAGGGTCGCATACTATTACGATCAAGATGTGGGCAACTATAACTACTATCTCGGCCACCCCATGAAGCCCCACCGAATAAGGATGGCTCACAATTTGATTGTCAACTACGGGATGtgtgatgaggaagggCAGGAGCATGGCCCTGCCGAAGtatggggagaaggaaagagggtgGTAAATGACGAGATGGCCCAAAATTGGGGAGGAGGCCTGATGGGCGAGGCAGAGATGAAGTGGGAAAAGGCGGCGTTGAGTGGATCAAGGAGCAAGATGATGCAGGTTTTT AAACCTCGAAGGGctaccaaagaagaaatgactCGGTTTCATACGGATGAATATATAGATCTGCTAGAGGCTGTTACCCCGGAGACTGCGGATGCTTTAACAGGCGGCGGAACGAGGT GCCTCATTGGTGAGGACTGTCCCGCATTCGACGGTTTATTCGAGTTCTGCACCATCTCTGCAGGTGGATCATTAG GTGCTGCTGAACGTCTAAACGCCGGTGCAGCTGACATCGTAATCAACTGGGCTGGTGGTCTGCATCACGCCAAGAAGACTGAAGCAAGTGGTTTCTGCTACGTGAATGACAT TGTCCTGGGTAtcctcgagcttcttcGAATACATCCCCGGGTTCTTTACATTGATGTGGACGTACACCACGGAGACGGTGTGGAGGAAGCTTTCTACGTAACGGATAGGGTCATGACTTGTAGCTTCCATCGATTTGGAGAATTCTTCCCCGGTACAGGTGATGTCAGG GACGTTGGtatgaagaaaggaaaaggctACGCCGTGAATGTTCCGCTCCGAGACGGTATCACCGATGAGACTTTCCAATCAATATTCAAGCCG GTGATTGACCGTATCATGTCACACTTCCGACCCAGCGCTGTCGTCCTTCAAATGGGTGCCGATTCTATTTCTGGCGACAAACTCGGTGGCTTTAATCTAACTTTGGAAG GTCATGCGGAGTGTGCGAGGTTTATCAAGAGCTTCAACGTACCTGTTATGATGGTCGGTGGGGGCGGATATACTGT TAAAAACGTTGCAAGGGCTTGGACTAAGGAGACTGCAATCATGTGCGGCGTGGATCTTCCTGAGGACTTGCCTTACAATCAATT CTTGGAATACTACGGACCCCGATATAAGCTTGAAGTTTTGCCCACCAATGCCGTAGACCATAATCCCCCCGAGTACTTGGAGCGTATCAA GAATCAAGTGTTTGAGAACCTCCGAAATCTTCCATTTGCTCCTTCCGCTCAAATGCGTTCTGTCCCAAGCAAGACTATTGGCCAGGTTTTGGGTATAACGGATGGcggtgatgaagaacccgaagatgagattgatcAGCGTATAAAGA AATTGCTGAAACGTCGCCGAGCCAATGCCCTAGACGGCGAcgtctcttcatcttccgaaTCCGAAACTGACACTCCGGCCTTCTCCCGTCCCGGACGAGCCAGACGTCAAGGTGGCAATTTCTCCGGCCGTGGTCGCTCATCCCGTCTTGCTCAACTACAACATAACCgcgaaaggagagaagcagCGCAGGAAGCGTCCAacgaaatggaagatgatcctTGCGGTGTattggggaagaagaagaggagtttCTTCAAGGTGGTCCCCAAGTTGAATGGTGTAGGGGTTGAGCCAGTAGACACGAGTGCTGTGGGTTTGGGGATTGGGGTGGTGAATGGTGGACTCAATGGTGTAGGActgaaggagaggttgGGGATACCGGTAGTAGAGCAgtggaaaggaaatgggGTCATGTCGCGAGCTGGAACGCCAGCAAGTATAGCGTGA
- a CDS encoding vesicle-associated membrane protein 4, with protein sequence MSSEPYDPYIPSGSQPPAGPSSSGNNAQSKKIQAIQSQIDETIDTMHDNITKVAERGERLDALQDKTDSLAVSAQGFRRGASRVRKQMWWKDMKMRVIIAVGVCVLIVIIVVPIVKAVQK encoded by the exons AT GTCTTCTGAACCTTACGACCCATACATCCCCTCTGGTTCCCAACCCCCAGCTGGCCCTTCTTCTAGCGGCAACAATGCTCAAAGTAAGAAG ATCCAAGCTATCCAATCGCAAATTGATGAGACGATCGACACTATGCATGATAATATCACAAAAGTCGCGGAGCGAGGAGAAAGATTAGATGCTTTGCAGGATAAGACTG ATTCCTTAGCCGTCTCTGCTCAAGGTTTCCGCCGCGGTGCCAGCCGCGTACGCAAGCAAATGTGGTGGAAGGACATGAAGATGCGAGTCATTATCGCCGTCGGTGTCTGCGTCCttatcgtcatcatcgtcgtccCTATCGTCAAGGC CGTTCAGAAATAA
- a CDS encoding F-box and leucine-rich repeat protein GRR1 — protein MPVRPSRSSSDSSLPHPANSSSTSSYRHTSNRERETFPINAFNQLSLDRSLAQSKAPRLAPQVTHDPKCTRHKRALLLRNTSGTPSVASTDDEDDQDERGKVGIDEEAKNWLELGDGQGWRRIGRYRNVNRRGEIKNDLTNQLPPEILIQIFRYLPGNKDLLSVLLVSRFWCLCAFSLLWYKPTLPTITQLASIVRVIHSPIRSLPYANAIRRLPLIQLGPTLTDELFTSLSVCSRLERLNISGADKLTSGALRSVIACVPNLVSLDLTGVINTDDAVLVVVGATCKKLQAINLSDCKLVGDEGVLALAKESRVLRRIKFDKCHRITQKSLIPLIRACPLVLEYDLQDVISLSSSVLHNIFLHASHLRELRVNGCVSLDENCIPNLLDLCEMQDDGIAKASEAVGIKIDPAEGITMLRPVTTTFEYLRVVDMTGCPELGDKAVDNLVTNAPKLRQLTLSKCPALTDKSLESIGKLGKHLHNLHLGHVGLITDNGVINLARSCTRLRYLDLACCALLTDACVAEIGENMPKLKRFGLVKVTNITDDAIYSLVRKHTSLERVHLSYCDQLSVKAVAYLLNKLPHIKHLSLTGVSSFKVPELQEFCRPPPDFFNDHQRAAFCVFSGSRVIDLRDYLNNHYLPYMEVDTSEDSGHDGAASSTSSLTIPRAAPTPEHSFISNSAPQYSNLVYRPSFSNLNGA, from the exons ATGCCTGTACGGCCGTCAAGGAGCAGCTCGGATTCTTCTCTACCCCATCCGGCAaactcatcctcgacctcGTCCTACCGTCATACATCGaacagagaaagagaaacatTTCCCATTAATGCTTTCAACCAACTCTCCCTTGACAGATCTCTCGCTCAGTCTAAGGCTCCACGACTTGCGCCTCAGGTGACTCACGATCCCAAATGCACGCGCCACAAAAGAGCTCTACTGCTTAGAAATACGAGCGGAACACCGTCTGTGGCAAGCacggatgatgaagatgatcagGATGAGCGCGGAAAGGTTGGTATAGACGAGGAGGCGAAGAACTGGTTGGAGCTAGGTGATGGACAAGGTTGGAGGAGAATCGGAAGATACAGGAATGTCAATAGAAGGGGTGAAATTAAGAACGATCTGACGAACCAACTGCCGCCCGAGATCCTCATCCAGATATTCCGGTACCTACCTGGAAACAAGGATCTCCTATCTGTCCTTTTGGTCTCCCGTTTTTGGTGTCTTTGTGCCTTTTCATTGTTATGGTACAAACCTACTCTCCCAACAATTACTCAACTCGCCTCAATTGTTCGAGTAATCCATTCCCCCATTCGCTCCTTACCTTACGCCAACGCCATCAGGCGACTGCCTCTCATCCAACTAGGTCCAACTCTCACTGATGAGCTATTCACCTCTCTATCAGTGTGCTCGAGACTGGAAAGGCTGAACATCAGTGGTGCCGACAAGCTTACTTCCGGGGCGTTACGAAGTGTCATCGCCTGTGTGCCGAATCTGGTGTCCTTGGATTTGACAGGCGTCATCAACACGGACGATGCCGTCCTGGTTGTTGTGGGTGCGACCTGCAAGAAGCTGCAAGCTATCAATCTGTCTGACTGTAAATTGGTTGGGGACGAAGGTGTCCTGGCATTGGCGAAGGAAAGCAGAGTGCTCCGCAGG ATCAAGTTTGACAAATGTCATCGTATAACACAAAAATCACTTATCCCTCTTATCCGCGCGTGCCCTCTCGTTTTGGAATATGACTTGCAGGACGTCATCTCCTTATCCTCTTCGGTCCTTCACAATATCTTCCTGCACGCCTCTCATCTCCGCGAACTACGTGTGAATGGTTGCGTCTCCCTCGACGAAAACTGTATACCTAATTTGCTCGATTTGTGTGAAATGCAAGATGACGGGATTGCCAAAGCGTCAGAAGCTGTGGGGATCAAGATTGACCCTGCGGAAGGTATAACGATGTTGCGGCCGGTGACAACCACTTTTGAGTACTTGAGAGTGGTTGATATGACTGGGTGTCCTGAGCTGGGTGATAAGGCGGTTGACAACCTGGTTACCAATGCGCCAAAATTGAGACAGTTGACGTTGAGCAAGTGCCCCGCGCTGACTGATAAAAGTTTGGAAAGTATTGGAAAGCTGGGGAAGCACTTGCATAACTTGCATCTGGGACATGTCGGCTT AATCACCGATAATGGCGTTATCAACCTAGCGAGATCATGCACCAGATTACGCTACCTTGACTTGGCTTGTTGTGCTCTCTTAACCGATGCTTGCGTGGCGGAGATTGGCGAGAATATGCCAAAACTGAAGAGATTTGGTCTGGTCAAG GTCACCAATATCACCGACGATGCAATATATTCTCTTGTCAGGAAGCATACTTCATTGGAGCGGGTGCATTTATCATACTGTGACCAGCTTAGCGTTAAGGCGGTTGCatatcttctcaacaaacTTCCTCACATTAAGCACCTGAGTCTTACAGGTGTGAGCTCTTTTAAGGTCCCCGAACTTCAGGAATTCTGTCGTCCACCCCCAGAC TTCTTCAACGACCATCAGCGGGCCGCATTCTGCGTCTTCTCCGGCTCACGAGTTATTGACCTTCGCGATTACCTCAATAACCACTATCTCCCCTATATGGAAGTCGACACCTCGGAAGATTCTGGCCACGACGGTGCGGCCTCCAGTACCTCATCCCTGACCATCCCCAGGGCTGCACCCACTCCCGAGCATTCATTCATCTCAAACAGCGCGCCTCAATACAGCAACCTCGTGTATAGGCCGTCGTTCTCGAACCTGAATGGTGCTTGA
- a CDS encoding phospholipid-translocating ATPase, producing MSAYSHTPNYPLRTLSQRSNSATMPQLEPEETPLSSRTTLTSSWGRSKKKRVSDATEEETLLGANGDDTFEQELGTEIQHSGRSKGRTIPLQPASSKSPYPANVVRNQKYSILSFLPLVFYEQFKFFFNFYFLVVALSQFIPALKIGYIVTYVAPLAFVLAVTMGKEAFDDYSRYLRDREANSTRYLVLVPQPPSPNPSSDREQTPSLPRPQTRSTPASSIKVGDMVLLEKNQRVPADMVLLTTSEEEGTCFIRTDQLDGETDWKLKVAVGETHKMGEAFVGNAEGSLYADPPIKDIHTFYGVFTLRSTSPGEQTETSTPLSVENVLWANTVLAAGSAVGLVVYTGKETRAVLNTSEAGTKMGTLEKEVNKMAKILCTVTFALSVFLVALNGFRGHWYIYVFRFLILFSSIIPISLRVNLDMGKTVYAHQIQVDREIPETIVRTSTLPEELGRVEYLLSDKTGTLTRNEMELKKLHMGTLVFGWDSMDEVSHLLSQALDETSGPHGRQGSLPGGNQRGKRDMTGRVRDTVMALATCHNVTPVINDDGTTTYQASSPDEVAIVQWTESVGLTLTSRDRTSMVVRTSAGRSLTFDILSIFPFTSESKRMGIIIKDRETGGVTFVQKGADVVMSKIVHKNDWLEEETGNMAREGLRTLVLGRKKLSEKTYAAFDKAYRAAQLLPSESRASSIASVISQHLENELELLALTGVEDKLQEDVKSTLELLRNAGLKIWMLTGDKIETATNIAVSSKLVARGQYIHQVAKLRTADQVRDMLDFLHTKLDCALVIDGESLQLALDRFRSEFIILATQLPIVVACRCSPTQKADVAKLIREFTKKTVCCIGDGGNDVSMIQAADVGVGIVGKEGKQASLAADFSINQFSYLTKLLLWHGRNSYKRSAKLSQFVIHRGLIIAVIQAVFSSIFFFAPIALYQGWLQVGYATLYTMAPVFSLVLDKDVNEDLALLYPELYKELTKGRSLSYKTFFTWLTISVYQGGIIMLLSLLLFESEFLHIVAISFTSLVINELIMVALEVTTWHSYMVLSELGTALVYFGSMAVLPAYFDLTFVLSSTFVYKVAVIVAISSFPLYVIKAAHQRLNPAAYKKVAGI from the exons ATGTCAGCCTACTCACACACGCCCAACTACCCGCTGAGGACCCTCTCTCAAAGATCAAACTCAGCAACAATGCCGCAACTGGAGCCAGAGGAGACACCGTTATCGTCGAGAACAACCTTGACAAGTAGTTGGGGGaggtcaaagaagaagagagttAGCGATGCtacagaagaggaaactTTGCTTGGAGCAAATGGAGATGATACGTTTGAGCAAGAGCTTGGAACGGAAATACAGCATAGTGGGAGATCCAAAGGCAGGACAATACCTCTGCAGCCAGCTT CTTCCAAATCTCCATATCCTGCAAACGTTGTCCGAAATCAAAAGTATTCtatcctctcctttctaCCTCTCGTATTTTACGAGCAATTCAAATTCTTCTTTAACTTCTACTTCCTTGTGGTCGCTTTATCTCAATTCATTCCGGCCCTGAAGATTGGGTACATTGTGACCTATGTTGCCCCCCTAGCGTTTGTCCTCGCAGTGACtatgggaaaggaagctTTTGACGACTATTCTCGTTATCTCCGGGATCGTGAAGCCAACTCGACCCGCTACCTCGTTCTCGTCCCCCAACCCCCGTCTCCGAATCCTTCATCTGACCGCGAACAAAcaccatctctccctcgGCCTCAGACCCGCTCTACCCCTGCATCCTCAATCAAAGTTGGTGATATGGTACTTCTCGAAAAGAATCAAAGAGTACCAGCCGACATGGTGCTCCTTACCACaagcgaggaagaagggactTGTTTCATCAGGACTGATCAATTGGACGGCGAGACTGACTGGAAACTCAAAGTAGCTGTTGGAGAAACTCACAAAATGGGTGAAGCATTCGTTGGAAATGCCGAGGGCTCTTTGTACGCCGACCCTCCAATTAAGGATATCCACACTTTCTACGGCGTTTTCACTCTTCGATCGACATCTCCTGGCGAGCAAACGGAAACATCTACTCCTCTTTCTGTTGAGAACGTCCTTTGGGCGAATACTGTGCTTGCAGCTGGGTCTGCCGTTGGTTTGGTAGTGTATACTGGGAAGGAGACTAGAGCAGTATTGAATACGAGTGAGGCGGGGACAAAGATGGGAACCTTAGAAAAGGAAGTCAACAAAATGGCAAAG ATTTTATGCACAGTGACCTTCGCTCTATCAGTCTTCCTCGTTGCCCTGAATGGATTTAGAGGGCACTGGTACATCTATGtcttccgcttcctcatccttttctcctccattATTCCTATCAGTCTGAGGGTTAACCTGGATATGGGCAAGACTGTCTATGCTCATCAGATTCAGGTCGATAGAGAAATCCCCGAGACGATTGTCCGGACTTCTACTTTGCCAGAAGAGTTGGGTAGGGTGGAATATCTTTTGTCTGACAAGACTGGTACTTTAACTAGAAACG AGATGGAACTCAAAAAGCTGCATATGGGAACTCTAGTGTTCGGTTGGGATTCAATGGATGAGGTGTCGCACTTGTTATCCCAAGCATTAGACGAAACCAGTGGTCCAC ATGGAAGGCAAGGTTCATTACCTGGTGGAAACCAAAGAGGCAAGCGAGATATGACTGGCAGAGTTCGAGATACAGTTATGGCCCTTGCAACCTGTCACAAT GTCACACCTGTCATTAACGATGATGGAACCACTACTTATCAAGCCTCTTCACCCGATGAAGTTGCCATCGTCCAGTGGACCGAATCTGTTGGGCTCACTCTCACTTCCCGGGATCGAACTTCCATGGTCGTCCGCACCTCTGCAGGCCGCTCACTTACTTTTGACATTCTTTCAATATTCCCCTTCACCTCAGAAAGCAAACGTATGGGTATTATTATCAAAGACCGGGAGACCGGCGGGGTCACTTTCGTGCAAAAAGGGGCAGACGTGGTGATGAGCAAGATTGTACATAAAAATGACTggttggaggaggaaaccGGTAACATGGCCAGAGAAGGTCTTCGTACCCTCGTGcttggaaggaagaagttaTCTGAAAAAACATATGCCGCTTTCGACAAAGCCTATCGCGCtgctcagcttcttccctccgAATCGCGCGCATCCTCCATCGCCTCTGTCATATCCCAGCATCTTGAAAACGAACTTGAGCTTTTGGCTCTGACTGGAGTAGAAGACAAGTTGCAGGAAGATGTGAAGAGTACACTGGAGTTGCTGAGGAATGCGGGCTTAAAGATATGGATGTTGACTGGAGATAAGATCGAAACAGCTACAAACATTGCCGTCAGCAGTAAGCTTGTGGCGAGGGGCCAGTATATCCACCAGGTTGCAAAAT TAAGGACAGCGGATCAGGTTCGAGACATGCTGGATTTCTTGCATACCAAGCTTGATTGTGCTTTGGTCATTGATGGGGAATCGCTTCAA CTCGCTTTGGATAGATTCCGCTCAGaattcatcatccttgccACCCAACTTCCTATCGTCGTTGCCTGCCGATGCTCTCCCACCCAGAAGGCAGACGTTGCTAAGCTGATTCGGGAATTCACAAAGAAAACAGTTTGCTGTATTGGGGATGGTGGGAATGATGTCTCAATGATTCAAGCAGCGGATGTCG GTGTTGGTATCGTAGGCAAGGAGGGAAAACAGGCTTCGTTAGCCGCCGATTTCAGCATCAATCAGTTCTCATACCTCACTAAACTCTTGCTCTGGCACGGTCGTAACTCTTATAAGAGGTCGGCAAAATTGAGCCAATTTGTGATCCACCGGGGTTTGATCATTGCTGTCATCCAAGCGGTTTTCAGTTCGATATTTTTCTTTGCTC CGATAGCCCTTTATCAAGGATGGCTACAAGTAGGATATGCGACGCTGTATACCATGGCGCCGGTGTTTTCCCTCGTTTTGGACAAGGACGTAAACGAGGACCTTGCCTTGCTGTATCCGGAGCTGTACAAAGAGCTGACCAAG GGACGATCGTTGAGCTATAAGACCTTCTTCACGTGGCTCACTATCAGTGTCTACCAAG GCGGTATCATCATGCTCCtgtcccttctccttttcgaGTCTGAATTCCTTCACATCGTCGCTATCTCTTTCACCTCCCTAGTCATCAATGAGCTTATCATGGTGGCCCTTGAGGTCACTACATGGCATAGTTATATGGTGTTGAGTGAATTAGGAACAGCTTTGGTCTACTTTGGAAGTATGGCTGTACTGCCAGCGTACTTTG ATTTGACATTCGTCCTCTCGTCTACGTTTGTCTACAAAGTGGCAGTCATCGTCGcaatttcctctttcccactATATGTAATTAAGGCCGCACACCAACGGCTGAACCCAGCGGCTTACAAGAAGGTGGCTGGTATATGA